The DNA region CCGATCAAGAACGCGACCATCAGAGATTGGATTGGAGCTTCGCGGGTGGCCCTGGAGAGGCGGTCGAGCCAGGTCGGCATTGTGTCATTGTCGACGAGTGGGCTCGAGAAGGCCCGAAGCGTTACAGCGGCTTCCGATTGTGGCGGATCCGCCACGACGTCGTCGGTCGTCATCCCAGGTGCTCCCACAATGCAGGTTGGGAACGCGGGATGCGCCACGCGGTTCCTAGAGCGGTCTTACCGGGCCTTCCCTCGCTTCCTCATCCTCACCCCCGCTCCGCCGCCGTTCTCAGGGATGAACTCGACGCCAGCTTTCTCGAGGGCGATTCGGACAGCCTCTCGAACGTCTTCTGAAACGGACGGCCCGTCGTCGCCCTCCCTTTCGAGACGTTTGATTGTTGGCAACGAGCGCTTTGCTGCTTCCGCTAGTTCGGTCTGAGACCATCCCAGCAGACCGCGGGCTGCTCTTATCTGTTCGATGGAAATCATGGTAATTGTCGATTGACACTTTTTGGATCAGGGATATGATCCATTTTGTATCAAGACTGATCGTCAAAGGCAATCCCAATGACCAAACCCACCGTTTCAGCGGCCGGCGGAGCTATGCCTTCTCGCATCCTCAGCCGTCACAACCTGATCGACGAGGCGACCGGTGAGGTGAACCTGTGGGTCCTGAAGGGCCTCGCCCGCCGTGAGGCTCTGGCAACATATGGCGCCATTACGCCGCGGTCCCTCCGCTCCGCTCTCCGCGAGCATGCCGGCCCGATCCCGCAGCTCCAGACGGCTTGGCGCGAGCGCCACGGCTGCCCGTCGAATACGTCCTAATCACCGCTTTTGGTCCCGCCCGCGATGGCGTGCGCCGCTCGGCCTTCTGAGGAGACTCCCATGCTGGCCCCCTCCAACCCTCGCGCGCTCCAAGTCCCAGCCCGCCATCTCCGCCGTGGTGATGTCACTGGCTCCGGCGAAACCGTCCTATCGGTGAGCATCGGCGCTCGGACGCCGCGCGGCAAAGTCGAGGTCGCGCTTCAAAAGGGAGACCGGAAGCGCAGCGCTCACTGGAACGCCAGCACCATGATCGGCGTGCGTCGGGATATGCCGGCTACTCCCATTCCGGCGCCGGCTGAAATCCCCCTCTCCGATCGGCTGTCTACCTTCAAAGAGTTGGCGACATTCGATGCCGCCGCGGCTTGGGACAAGCTGGCACCGGTACAGCAACGCGAGATTGGCACGCTGGCGCTGAGGTTTGGGACCGTCGGCCAGTGCGGCGGCTTCTTCCATGAGACGCTGGACGGCGTCCGGAAGGGCTTTGAGACCGGCCACTGGTCACCGGAAGCTCAGGCAACCGCCATCTGGCCCTCCCTGCATATCCAGCTCGTCGAGAGCGCGGCGCAGACCGCGTTCCAGGCTCTCTGCGACCACTTCGATCCGCTCTGGCCGCAACTGTTCGGCTGGTTGCGGGAATCGACCACGCAGCGCTGAGCACAACTCAGGTCAACGCAACAATCCAAGGAGATCGACCATGATGGACGCCAGTATCAGCAATGTCATCCAATTCCAGCAACCAGGGGCGCGTCGAGCGCGTCCCTATCTGCCAAGCCGCCTGTCTGAATGGTTTTCGACCGAAGATCTTCCGACCGGAACGGCCAAAAACCGGAGGCTTCGAAGCCAACGCCGAGCGGCATGGTTCAAGGCCGAAGCCCTCGTTCGTTATTGGACGGTGCGCAAGGACCTTCACAGCGCAATTTCGTACGCCCAGAGCCATGGACTTTCGGAAGGATACATGCCCGTCTTTGTGCCCC from Bradyrhizobium genosp. L includes:
- a CDS encoding helix-turn-helix domain-containing protein, which translates into the protein MISIEQIRAARGLLGWSQTELAEAAKRSLPTIKRLEREGDDGPSVSEDVREAVRIALEKAGVEFIPENGGGAGVRMRKRGKAR